One window from the genome of Pseudonocardia hierapolitana encodes:
- a CDS encoding DUF1932 domain-containing protein codes for MDPPLPNRPVVGILHPGAMGAALGSALKARAGTVIWAAAGRSHATAKRAELADLVAVPDVTELARRSHLIVSICPPHAAGAVAEEVAAALAGRPDPPLYVDANAVAPATVHGVGALLGAQRVVDGAVIGPPAWEPGRTVLWLSGEAAPAVADLFAGSPFTARVLGPDLGSASALKACYALQTKALPTVWAALAEAADAYGVRDALHDQLARDGVDLTAHLNALRARAGSKAWRWAGEMDEAAATLSAVGVPDGFSRAAAEVYRRMADGSR; via the coding sequence TGCCGCGCTCGGTTCGGCGTTGAAGGCGCGGGCGGGCACGGTGATCTGGGCCGCGGCCGGGCGCAGCCATGCCACGGCCAAGCGCGCGGAGCTCGCCGACCTCGTCGCCGTGCCCGACGTCACCGAGCTGGCCAGGCGGTCGCACCTGATCGTCTCGATCTGTCCGCCGCACGCGGCGGGCGCGGTCGCCGAGGAGGTTGCGGCCGCGCTGGCCGGCCGTCCCGACCCGCCGCTGTACGTCGACGCGAACGCGGTCGCCCCCGCCACCGTGCACGGTGTCGGCGCGCTGCTGGGTGCGCAGCGCGTGGTGGACGGGGCCGTGATCGGCCCGCCGGCGTGGGAGCCCGGCCGCACGGTGCTGTGGCTGTCGGGTGAGGCCGCGCCCGCGGTGGCGGACCTGTTCGCGGGTTCCCCCTTCACCGCCCGGGTGCTCGGCCCCGACCTCGGCTCGGCGAGCGCGCTCAAGGCCTGCTACGCCCTGCAGACCAAGGCCCTGCCGACGGTGTGGGCGGCGCTCGCCGAGGCAGCCGACGCCTACGGCGTGCGGGACGCGCTGCACGATCAGCTGGCCCGCGACGGGGTGGATCTCACCGCGCACCTGAACGCGCTGCGCGCTCGCGCGGGGTCGAAGGCGTGGCGATGGGCGGGCGAGATGGACGAGGCGGCGGCCACCCTCTCCGCGGTCGGTGTACCGGACGGCTTCTCCCGCGCGGCTGCGGAGGTGTACCGCCGCATGGCCGACGGCTCACGCTGA
- a CDS encoding GntR family transcriptional regulator: MPDRPQVLVDRASPVPLYFQVARQLEQAIESGVLPPGSRLDNEIALAEELGLSRPTMRQAIQYLVDKGLLVRKRGVGTHVARARVRRPVGLTSLFDDLTSSGQRPTTTVLSHTVEAASGAIAAALEVPEGTPVVMLERLRRADGEPLAIMRNHLRADLVPLQPELLERRGLYELLREAGVALASATQSIGARRATAAEAELLDETRGAPLLTMRRTTFDDRGLVVEFGDHLYRASRYSFEVALTGR, encoded by the coding sequence ATGCCCGACCGCCCGCAGGTCCTGGTGGACCGCGCCAGCCCGGTGCCGCTGTACTTCCAGGTGGCGCGCCAGCTGGAGCAGGCCATCGAGTCGGGCGTGCTGCCGCCCGGATCGCGGCTGGACAACGAGATCGCACTCGCCGAGGAGCTCGGGCTGTCCCGCCCCACCATGCGGCAGGCGATCCAGTACCTGGTGGACAAGGGGCTGCTGGTCCGCAAGCGCGGCGTCGGCACCCACGTCGCGCGGGCGCGGGTCCGCCGCCCGGTCGGCCTCACCAGCCTGTTCGACGATCTCACGAGCTCTGGCCAGCGGCCGACCACCACGGTGCTCTCGCACACCGTCGAGGCGGCGTCCGGTGCGATTGCGGCCGCGCTCGAGGTGCCGGAGGGCACGCCCGTGGTCATGCTGGAGAGGCTGCGCCGCGCAGACGGCGAGCCCCTCGCGATCATGCGCAACCACCTCCGCGCCGACCTCGTGCCGCTGCAGCCAGAGCTCCTGGAACGGCGTGGGCTCTACGAGTTGCTCCGCGAGGCCGGGGTGGCGCTCGCCTCCGCCACCCAGAGCATCGGCGCCCGGCGGGCCACCGCCGCCGAGGCCGAGCTCCTCGACGAGACACGCGGCGCCCCGTTGCTGACGATGCGGCGCACCACGTTCGACGACCGCGGGCTCGTCGTCGAGTTCGGCGACCACCTCTACCGGGCGTCGCGCTACTCGTTCGAGGTGGCGCTCACCGGCCGCTGA
- a CDS encoding class I SAM-dependent methyltransferase, giving the protein MTAAWTFPEFSPVGVDLAGAEAVARYDRNQGTDAERDNALLDRLGVGPGTRFVDLACGTGSLVVEAARRGADAHGVDVAEEMLAYTRRRAADAGVAVSLHHAGFLSYEHAGPTADVVTTRSALHQLPDFWKQAALLKIAGYLRPGGLLYVWDLMFSFPPAEYAEQVQRMIDELGRPEGAGFTMADFEAHVREEFSTYTWIIEGLIERAGFAIEGSAFPRTTHGEFVCRRR; this is encoded by the coding sequence ATGACAGCGGCGTGGACCTTCCCCGAGTTCTCCCCCGTGGGCGTCGACCTGGCGGGCGCGGAGGCCGTGGCCCGGTACGACCGCAACCAGGGCACCGACGCCGAGCGCGACAACGCGCTGCTCGACCGGCTCGGCGTCGGACCTGGCACCCGGTTCGTGGACCTGGCCTGCGGTACCGGCTCGCTCGTGGTGGAGGCGGCCCGGCGCGGAGCCGACGCCCACGGCGTGGACGTCGCCGAGGAGATGCTGGCGTACACCCGCAGGCGCGCGGCCGACGCAGGCGTCGCCGTGTCGCTGCACCACGCCGGGTTCCTGTCCTACGAGCACGCGGGCCCGACCGCCGACGTCGTCACCACGCGGTCGGCGCTGCACCAACTGCCCGACTTCTGGAAGCAGGCGGCCCTGCTGAAGATCGCCGGGTACCTGCGCCCGGGCGGCCTGCTCTACGTCTGGGACCTGATGTTCAGCTTCCCGCCCGCCGAGTACGCGGAGCAGGTCCAGCGGATGATCGACGAGCTCGGCCGGCCCGAGGGGGCGGGCTTCACCATGGCCGACTTCGAGGCGCACGTCCGCGAGGAGTTCTCGACCTACACCTGGATCATCGAGGGACTGATCGAACGCGCGGGGTTCGCCATCGAGGGCTCGGCGTTCCCGAGGACGACGCACGGGGAGTTCGTCTGCCGCCGCAGGTAG
- a CDS encoding DUF4326 domain-containing protein: protein MSTRVHWQARTPGWHKPPGTVYVGRPTRWGNPFDHRRTGGGRARAVAAYRSWLRRHPEIVTAAREELAGRPLGCWCPPGEPCHAEVLLGVANG, encoded by the coding sequence ATGAGCACTCGTGTCCACTGGCAGGCCCGCACGCCCGGCTGGCACAAGCCGCCCGGCACCGTCTACGTCGGCCGCCCGACCCGCTGGGGCAACCCCTTCGACCACCGGCGGACGGGAGGCGGTCGCGCCCGCGCCGTCGCTGCCTACCGCTCGTGGCTGCGCCGCCATCCCGAGATCGTCACCGCCGCCCGTGAGGAGCTCGCCGGGCGGCCCCTCGGCTGCTGGTGCCCGCCCGGCGAACCGTGCCACGCCGAGGTCCTGCTCGGCGTCGCCAACGGGTAG
- a CDS encoding ferredoxin reductase, giving the protein MTLTPGGTTHRRTLRWQTAKVLSVRDETPRARTFRLALPEPRPHLPGQYYVVRLTAPDGYTASRDYSIASAPDGTGEIELTVERLDDGEVSEFLHDVVVPGDELEVRGPIGYFGWDGSAPALLVGGGSGVVPLMAMLRHARRLGRPDLVRLIVSARSPEDLYYADELPGPETTVIYTRQAPPDAGRTAGRLAVADVAPLVRGGETVYVCGSPGFADAATAVLTEVGVAAGSIRVERFGPSG; this is encoded by the coding sequence ATGACGCTGACCCCTGGCGGCACCACCCACCGCCGCACCCTGCGCTGGCAGACCGCGAAGGTCCTCTCCGTGCGGGACGAGACCCCGCGCGCCCGCACCTTCCGGCTCGCGCTGCCCGAGCCGCGCCCCCACCTGCCCGGGCAGTACTACGTCGTGCGGCTCACCGCACCCGACGGCTACACGGCGTCCCGCGACTACTCCATCGCGTCGGCCCCCGATGGGACGGGCGAGATCGAGCTGACCGTCGAACGGCTCGACGACGGCGAGGTCTCTGAGTTCCTGCACGACGTCGTCGTGCCCGGCGACGAGCTGGAGGTCCGCGGCCCGATCGGCTACTTCGGCTGGGACGGCAGCGCGCCCGCACTGCTCGTCGGGGGCGGATCGGGGGTGGTCCCGCTGATGGCGATGCTGCGCCACGCCCGCCGGCTGGGCCGCCCCGACCTCGTGCGACTGATCGTCTCCGCCCGCTCCCCCGAGGACCTGTACTACGCCGACGAGCTGCCCGGCCCCGAGACGACGGTGATCTACACCCGCCAGGCGCCGCCCGACGCGGGCCGCACCGCAGGCCGCCTGGCGGTCGCCGACGTGGCGCCGCTCGTGCGCGGCGGGGAGACCGTCTACGTGTGCGGCTCCCCCGGCTTCGCCGACGCGGCCACGGCCGTGCTGACCGAGGTCGGCGTCGCCGCGGGGAGCATCCGCGTGGAGCGCTTCGGCCCCTCGGGCTGA
- a CDS encoding sulfite oxidase-like oxidoreductase: MAGITRGFVGRRRERDPRLPPGQYDARDEWPVLHAEATPNIPTERWTFTIEGLVENTVTWNWDEIHALPRSRYEGDIHCVTTWSKLGMTFDGVSVDTLLAAAKPQRSATHVMAVSHTGYTTNLPLEDITGGKAWVVWDADGKPLSTIHGGPARLLVPHLYFWKSAKWVSGLRLMDHDEQGFWERNGYHDRGDPWTEQRYQGD; this comes from the coding sequence ATGGCCGGTATCACCCGAGGATTCGTCGGACGGCGGCGCGAGCGCGACCCGCGGCTGCCTCCCGGGCAGTACGACGCGCGCGACGAGTGGCCGGTGCTGCACGCCGAGGCCACCCCGAACATCCCCACCGAGCGCTGGACGTTCACGATCGAGGGCCTGGTCGAGAACACCGTCACCTGGAACTGGGACGAGATCCACGCGCTCCCCCGCTCCCGCTACGAGGGCGACATCCACTGCGTGACCACCTGGTCCAAGCTCGGGATGACGTTCGACGGCGTCTCGGTCGACACGCTGCTGGCTGCCGCGAAGCCGCAGCGCAGCGCCACCCACGTGATGGCGGTGTCGCACACCGGCTACACCACCAACCTGCCCCTCGAGGACATCACCGGCGGCAAGGCCTGGGTCGTCTGGGACGCGGACGGCAAGCCGCTCAGCACGATCCACGGCGGCCCCGCCCGGCTCCTGGTGCCGCACCTGTACTTCTGGAAGAGCGCGAAGTGGGTGTCGGGCCTGCGCCTGATGGACCACGACGAGCAGGGGTTCTGGGAACGCAACGGCTACCACGACCGCGGCGACCCGTGGACCGAGCAGCGCTACCAGGGCGACTGA
- a CDS encoding DUF4126 family protein: MESLVSGLLRGCAAGAAGAGAYLATRYLDDSTGRTTRARGRSDLLVGAAAGLGVGALAGVLRAAGVRPPAAVSGPLLGVAALAASAGPSAVARIVDPRRSADRLAEIIPPLVYGFTTHSTLVSVSRVAEGREAVPPASPAALLRAAALGASSGSRSATGLAAVALTSRPDDTGPVASRLGGRTGSTLSGIAAAGELVADKLPSVPSRLAPLGLIPRAAAGATSAAAVARRDGHDPTLPGLVGAAAAIGTAVLGVRLRAAAQRRFGSDRPGAVAEDVLAAALGWLGARRPTMAAPPETTARPLAR; this comes from the coding sequence ATGGAATCCCTGGTCTCCGGACTCCTGCGTGGGTGCGCGGCGGGCGCCGCCGGCGCGGGTGCGTACCTCGCCACCCGCTACCTGGACGACTCGACCGGGAGAACGACCCGGGCCCGCGGGCGCTCGGACCTGCTCGTGGGCGCTGCCGCGGGGCTGGGCGTCGGTGCGCTCGCCGGCGTGCTGCGGGCGGCCGGGGTGCGCCCACCCGCCGCGGTGAGCGGCCCGCTGCTCGGGGTCGCCGCACTCGCGGCGAGCGCAGGCCCGTCGGCGGTGGCGCGGATCGTCGACCCGCGTCGCAGCGCCGACCGGCTCGCCGAGATCATCCCGCCGCTCGTGTACGGGTTCACGACGCACTCCACGCTCGTGTCGGTGTCTCGGGTGGCGGAGGGCCGCGAGGCGGTGCCACCGGCGAGCCCCGCGGCCCTGCTTCGGGCGGCCGCGCTCGGCGCGTCCAGCGGGTCACGCAGCGCCACCGGCCTCGCCGCGGTGGCGCTCACCTCCCGGCCCGACGACACCGGCCCGGTGGCCTCACGGCTCGGCGGCCGCACCGGCAGCACGCTCTCGGGCATCGCCGCCGCAGGCGAGCTGGTGGCCGACAAGCTGCCGAGCGTGCCGAGCCGCCTCGCGCCGCTGGGGCTGATCCCCCGGGCCGCCGCCGGCGCCACGTCGGCGGCGGCGGTCGCCCGGCGCGACGGGCACGATCCGACCCTCCCCGGCCTCGTCGGCGCCGCCGCCGCGATCGGCACGGCCGTGCTCGGGGTGCGGCTGCGCGCGGCGGCGCAGCGGCGGTTCGGTTCCGACCGGCCGGGTGCCGTGGCCGAGGACGTCCTCGCGGCAGCGCTCGGCTGGCTCGGTGCCCGCAGGCCCACCATGGCGGCACCCCCCGAGACGACCGCCCGGCCGCTGGCGCGCTGA
- a CDS encoding NUDIX domain-containing protein yields MAATRSAGVVLHRPGPEGTEVLLGHMGGPFWARKDDGAWSIPKGEHGPDEDPRAAAAREFAEELGAPLPDGPLVELGEVRLSGGKRITAFALAADFDVERIVPGTFAMEWPPRSGALQEFPEIDRAAWFGIDAARRKITKGQLPLLDRLPALLAG; encoded by the coding sequence GTGGCAGCGACGCGGAGCGCGGGAGTGGTGCTGCACCGGCCGGGCCCGGAAGGCACGGAGGTGCTGCTCGGACACATGGGCGGGCCGTTCTGGGCCCGCAAGGACGACGGGGCCTGGTCGATCCCCAAGGGCGAGCACGGCCCCGACGAGGACCCACGGGCCGCGGCGGCCCGCGAGTTCGCCGAGGAGCTCGGCGCGCCGCTGCCGGACGGGCCGCTCGTCGAGCTCGGCGAGGTACGGCTGTCCGGGGGCAAGCGGATCACCGCGTTCGCCCTCGCCGCCGACTTCGACGTCGAGCGGATCGTCCCCGGCACGTTCGCCATGGAGTGGCCCCCGCGGTCGGGCGCGTTGCAGGAGTTCCCGGAGATCGACCGGGCCGCGTGGTTCGGCATCGACGCCGCTCGTCGCAAGATCACGAAAGGGCAGTTGCCGCTGCTCGACCGGTTGCCGGCGCTGCTCGCCGGGTAG
- a CDS encoding glycoside hydrolase family 172 protein — translation MAHPIPPQPQMALLSTALLSTAVTRSISPENPTGAPGAGGGATEGTGAAAARDLGRGWKVSPSIEIPAGTTARLAEIDGPGTVQHIWITTHPSHWRSLLLRMHWDGDTEPAVEVPLGDFFGQGWGEFAQLSSQVVAVNPHGGFNCYWQMPFRSAARITLENLGAEPAIVYFQITFELAPVPEQAGYLHAQWRRDNPLPKGSTHTLLDGVTGRGHYVGTYLAWASNSSGWWGEGEMKFYLDDDITGGDEELPTICGTGTEDYFGGAWNFDVPGQGYTAYSTPYLGLHQILRPDGCYRSQQRFGMYRWHLADPIRFESALRVDVQALGWRSGHRYLQLQDDIASVAWFYLDRTSTHRPPTPDVDHLEVT, via the coding sequence ATGGCCCACCCGATCCCGCCGCAGCCGCAGATGGCCCTGCTCAGCACGGCGTTGCTGAGCACGGCGGTCACCCGCTCGATCAGCCCGGAGAACCCGACCGGCGCGCCCGGCGCGGGCGGCGGCGCCACCGAGGGCACCGGCGCGGCCGCGGCCCGCGACCTCGGCCGCGGATGGAAGGTCTCCCCTTCGATCGAGATCCCGGCCGGCACCACCGCGCGCCTCGCCGAGATCGACGGGCCCGGCACGGTGCAGCACATCTGGATCACCACCCACCCCTCGCACTGGCGCAGCCTGCTGCTGCGCATGCACTGGGACGGCGACACCGAACCGGCCGTCGAGGTGCCCCTCGGCGACTTCTTCGGGCAGGGGTGGGGCGAGTTCGCCCAGCTGTCGTCGCAGGTCGTGGCGGTGAACCCGCACGGGGGGTTCAACTGCTACTGGCAGATGCCGTTCCGGTCGGCTGCGCGGATCACCCTCGAGAACCTCGGGGCCGAGCCGGCGATCGTCTACTTCCAGATCACCTTCGAGCTGGCCCCGGTGCCCGAGCAGGCCGGCTACCTGCACGCCCAGTGGCGCCGCGACAACCCGTTGCCCAAGGGCTCCACGCACACGCTCCTCGACGGCGTCACCGGGCGGGGGCACTACGTGGGCACCTACCTCGCATGGGCCTCGAACTCCAGCGGCTGGTGGGGCGAGGGCGAGATGAAGTTCTACCTCGACGACGACATCACAGGCGGCGACGAGGAACTGCCCACGATCTGCGGCACGGGCACCGAGGACTACTTCGGCGGCGCCTGGAACTTCGACGTCCCCGGCCAGGGCTACACGGCCTACTCCACCCCGTACCTCGGGCTGCACCAGATCCTGCGCCCCGACGGGTGCTACCGCAGCCAGCAGCGGTTCGGCATGTACCGGTGGCACCTGGCCGACCCGATCCGGTTCGAGAGCGCGCTCCGCGTGGACGTCCAGGCCCTCGGCTGGCGCTCCGGCCACCGGTACCTGCAGCTGCAGGACGACATCGCCTCCGTCGCGTGGTTCTACCTCGACCGCACCTCCACCCACCGCCCGCCCACGCCGGACGTCGACCACCTCGAAGTCACCTGA
- a CDS encoding FAD/NAD(P)-binding protein yields MSSAIAIVGAGPRGVGILERLAASAPDLGPDGLDVHLIDPYPPGPGRIWRHEQSPLLAMNSMAADVTMFTDDTVLCEGPIVPGPSFWEWAQAVRGGGDPDSLGPELAAELRAVTASTFPSRRLQSAYLAWVLREVVAALPPGMRAHLHRTRAVDIAEDGDLQLVRLENGDTLRVDAVVLASGHLDATPTDEERALAAGAADAGLTYLPPEQTTDSDLSVIAPGETVLVRGLGLAFIDLIVLLFEGRGGRFEPDGEDLRYVPSGAEPRLVAGSPRGMPYHSKPHYGLRAGRPPLPRFFGPAAVDPLIGSGRPVELRTQAWPLMAKEIAWGWYHELFVGHPDRVRLPWPEFAARFAAIDQDSPAMAGLIADAVPDPVDRIDFTALDQPLAGVRAQDFAALQPLVRDRIAEDLRQHVDPAHTPHLGAFVAMLSVYAEVTRLAGSGVLSARSRAADLGWWQSFFNAVASGPPGFRVRELLALSRAGYVAFLGAGMWVDVAVDDSGGVFRAGSASVPGAPPVTARVLVDARLPDPSVARTTDPLIAALFAGGAVSEEVLRDTDGTPLRNTGLVRVRPADGALIDAAGRVHPRRFAVGPHTTVKVAGAFTRPGMNAQSLRYNDAVARAVLRSLPGARAAAA; encoded by the coding sequence CGCCAGCGCTCCCGACCTCGGGCCGGACGGCCTGGACGTGCACCTGATCGACCCCTACCCGCCCGGCCCGGGCCGGATCTGGCGCCACGAGCAGTCCCCGCTGCTCGCGATGAACTCCATGGCCGCCGACGTCACGATGTTCACCGACGACACGGTGCTCTGCGAGGGTCCGATCGTCCCCGGGCCCTCGTTCTGGGAGTGGGCGCAGGCAGTGCGCGGCGGCGGCGACCCCGACTCGCTCGGCCCCGAACTCGCCGCCGAGCTGCGCGCGGTGACCGCCTCGACGTTCCCGAGCCGGCGGTTGCAGAGCGCCTACCTCGCCTGGGTGCTGCGCGAGGTCGTCGCCGCGCTGCCGCCCGGGATGCGGGCGCACCTGCACCGGACCCGCGCCGTCGACATCGCCGAGGACGGCGACCTCCAGCTCGTGCGGCTGGAGAACGGCGACACGCTGCGCGTCGACGCCGTGGTGCTGGCGTCCGGGCACCTCGACGCCACGCCGACCGACGAGGAGCGCGCGCTCGCGGCGGGCGCCGCCGACGCCGGACTCACCTACCTGCCTCCCGAACAGACCACCGACTCGGACCTGTCGGTGATCGCCCCGGGCGAGACCGTGCTCGTGCGCGGCCTCGGCCTGGCGTTCATCGATCTCATCGTGCTCCTGTTCGAGGGCCGCGGCGGGCGGTTCGAGCCCGACGGGGAGGACCTGCGCTACGTGCCGTCAGGAGCGGAGCCACGGCTCGTCGCGGGCTCGCCGCGGGGGATGCCCTACCACTCCAAGCCCCACTACGGGCTGCGCGCAGGCCGGCCGCCGCTGCCGCGGTTCTTCGGCCCGGCCGCCGTCGACCCGTTGATCGGCTCCGGCCGGCCGGTCGAGCTGCGCACGCAGGCGTGGCCCCTGATGGCGAAGGAGATCGCCTGGGGCTGGTACCACGAGCTGTTCGTCGGCCACCCCGACCGCGTCCGGTTGCCGTGGCCCGAGTTCGCCGCGCGGTTCGCCGCCATCGACCAGGATTCGCCTGCGATGGCGGGGCTCATCGCCGACGCCGTGCCGGACCCGGTGGACCGCATCGACTTCACCGCGCTCGACCAGCCCCTCGCCGGCGTTCGCGCCCAGGACTTCGCGGCGCTGCAGCCCCTCGTGCGCGACCGGATCGCCGAGGACCTGCGCCAGCACGTGGACCCGGCGCACACGCCGCACCTCGGTGCGTTCGTCGCGATGCTGTCGGTGTACGCGGAGGTCACCCGCCTCGCCGGCTCCGGGGTGTTGTCCGCGCGGTCCCGGGCCGCCGACCTGGGCTGGTGGCAGAGCTTCTTCAACGCGGTCGCGAGCGGCCCGCCCGGCTTCCGCGTGCGCGAGCTGCTCGCGCTGTCCCGCGCGGGGTACGTCGCGTTCCTCGGCGCAGGCATGTGGGTGGACGTCGCGGTCGACGATTCCGGGGGCGTCTTCCGGGCCGGGAGCGCCAGCGTGCCGGGCGCCCCGCCCGTCACGGCCCGCGTGCTCGTCGACGCGCGCCTGCCGGATCCGAGCGTCGCCCGCACCACCGATCCGCTGATCGCCGCCCTGTTCGCCGGCGGCGCCGTCAGCGAGGAGGTGCTGCGCGACACCGACGGCACACCGCTGCGCAACACCGGCCTGGTCCGCGTCCGGCCGGCCGACGGGGCGTTGATCGACGCCGCGGGCCGGGTGCATCCGCGCCGGTTCGCCGTTGGCCCCCACACCACGGTGAAGGTGGCGGGCGCGTTCACCCGGCCCGGCATGAACGCGCAGAGCCTGCGCTACAACGACGCCGTCGCCCGCGCGGTATTGCGCAGCCTCCCGGGAGCGAGGGCCGCAGCGGCGTAG